A stretch of DNA from Leptolyngbyaceae cyanobacterium:
GAAATTTTTAGAATTAAATTTGCTTGCGGAATCAGAACTTAACCAAGCGATCGTTACCCAGTATAACCCGGCTCGTATCAGGTTTTTAGGCGGAAAAGAACATTGGGTAACAGATGTCCTGAATATCGGCGTTGACCCAGTTTTTTTGCTAGATACCTTAAAATCAAAATTTCTCAAGGCTGGTGGAGAATTATTTGAAAATACACCTTTCCAAGGAGCAGTCATTCACCCAGAGGGGGTGATGGTAGACGCTGGGAAAGGATTTAAAGGTCGGTTACTAATCGATGCAATGGGACATTTTTCCCCCATCGTCCAACAAGCTAGACAAGGGAAAAAACCAGATGGGGTTTGTTTGGTAGTGGGAAGTTGTGCGAAAGGATTTCCGAAAAATGACACCGGAGATTTGTTGGTTTCATTTACGCCCATCGAAAACCAATGCCAGTATTTCTGGGAAGCTTTCCCAGCCAAAGATGGCAGAACCACTTACTTATTTACCTACATGGACGCTCACCCGGAACGCCCCAATCTATCAGATTTATTTGAAGATTATCTGCGTTTGCTACCCCAATATCAAAATGTCGAATTGGCACAGTTGGATTTTCAAAGAGCCTTGTTTGGCTTTTTCCCCAGCTATCGCCAAAGTCCTCTCGAAATACCGTGGCATCGAATTTTAGCTGTGGGGGATAGTAGTGGCGCTCAATCACCTTTAAGTTTCGGTGGTTTTGGTGCGATGGTGCGTCATTTAAAACGGTTAACTAATGGCATTCACGAAGCTTTACAAAGCGAGCAATTAAGCCGAAATTCTTTGGCAATGCTTCAACCGTATCAGCCTAATATAGCGGTTACTTGGTTGTTTCAAAAAGCCATGAGCGTGGGGGTAAATGACAAAGTAAATCCTGCACAAATAAATCAACTTTTGTCTGCGGTTTTTCTGGAAATGGAACAGCTAGGAGAATCCGTGCTAAAGCCTTTTTTGCAAGATGTCGTTCAGTTTCCGGCTTTGTCGCAAACTCTCTTAAAAACACAGATATCTCATCCGAGATTAGTAATGAAGATTATTCCTCAAGTTGGTCTAGGGATTTTACTGGCTTGGATATTTCATTATCTTAACTTGGCGGCTTACTCTGGTTTGTATCAATTGGGAAAAATCGTGCAACCTGGATTGAAAAATTTACCGCTAGGAGCGCAATACCACAGTCAACGGTGGATTGATGCGTGGAAATATGGTTCTGGAGGCGACTATTTCCATTGATATCTTAAATTTTAATAACATTGTGAGGAGAAAATGATCGATCGTCAATCTCAAGGCATAAAATACTTTACGGTACTAATTAGTTTACTGCGCGATCGCCAAATATTTTTAGAGGAAATTCGTCAAGGAGTGAGAATACCGAATAAAGTTTTCTCTTTGTTAATTTGCAGTTCCATATTTCTTGCCATCTATGGTGGCATTATCGGTATATCTCATAGCTGGATGCAAGCTTTGGCTTCTGCTGTTAAACTGCCAGCGCTTTACTTAATTACTTTGCTGATTTGTCTGCCAACTTTGTACTTTGCTAATATCATTTTTGGTTCCAAGCGCACTTTGGGTCAACATTTGGCTTTGGTGCTGACTGCGGTGGCATTAACTAGCGTCCTTTTGTTTAGTTTTGCACCGATTTCCCTGTTTTTCTTACTCAGTACCAACAGTTACCAATTTTTAATTTTACTGAATGTTATCATTTTTGCTTTGACAGGATTCATTGGCATTTCTTTTTTATATAAAGGAGCTAATTTAGTTCTAGAACAAAATACGGAAGGTTGGGATACTCGGCAGAAAATCTTAAAATTTTGGCTATTTCTTTATGGTTTTGTCGGTATGCAGTTAGGTTGGACGCTTAGACCTTTTTTCGGTACTCCTGATTCTCCGTTTTCATTGTTTAGAGAGAGAGAAGGAAACTTTTACGTTAGTGTCGTTCAATCTTTAGTTTACCTGTTAGGCTTTCGTTAAAATTGTCGATTAAATATCGTTTGGAGATAAAGCAATGAACGCTAAGGAATTTCAAACCCAAAATTATTTTATAGTATTAATTGATTTGTTGCGCGATCGCCAAAGTTTTCTCGAAGAAATTCGCCAAGGAGTCAGGTTAAAAAGCAAGATTATTGCGTTGTTAGTTTGTAGTTCTTTATGCTTTGCTATTTACGGTGCAATCATCGGTTTGTATCACAGCGTACCTCAATCATTATCGGCGGCAATTAAACTGCCTTGTCTCTATTTGCTCACGCTTTTGATTTGTTTGCCAACCTTATATATTTTTAATATATTTTTTGGTTCCGATCGCAGCCTTACCCAACACTTTATTATCGTTTTGACTGCGGCTTCTGTAATTAGCGCTCTTTTATTGGGGTTTGCACCAGTCACTTTGTTTTTTTTAATTACTACTGACAATTACCAATTTTTTAAACTGTTAAATGTAGCGATATTTGTTTTAACAGGTGTAATTGGCATTCAGTTTCTTTATCAAGGAATGCAACTGGTTTCCGAACAAGATACAGAAGGAAAATTAGCTCGTACTCGTATTTTAAAATTTTGGCTATTGCTCTACGGTTTTGTGGGTAGCCAACTGGGATGGATCATCAGACCGATTTTCGGTACGCCCACTCAACCTTTTCAATTATTTCGAGAAATGCAGGGTAACGTTTACTTAGATATAGTAAATGCGATCGCGGAAATTTTGGGATTTAAGTAACTTCATTAATAGTGATAGGTAACGGGCGTTACCTATCCTTTATAAAAAAAGGAATTAAAAATTATAAATTGAGAATAGTTCATCTAAATCAACCTAATTTATACCTATTTACTCTAAATTAAATCTTCTAATTTTTGAATCCTGTTTGGATCGGGTTCATAATATATATGTAAGCTTTAAGCATCTGCATTTAATTTAGTACTATGAACTTTCCTTTAGCAAGGCAATATTTCTACCAAGAAATTCATCAGTCCGATCGAGATGTAAATCTGGCTAAAGCAGCTTTATATATTGCCCAAGAAGAATACCCCAATCTAGATCCGGACGAATATCTTAATGCTTTAGATACAATGGCATCTGAAATAGAAGAACGTTTGCCAGTAGAACGCTATCCGTTGCGAATCATTCAAACGATCAATCAATATCTTTATGAAGATTTAAGTTTTACGGGCAATACAGAGGATTACTACGATCCCCGAAACAGCTTTTTGAATGAAGTGATCGATCGACGAACTGGTATTCCGATCGCTCTTTCACTAGTATATCTAGAGATCGCTCAACGCCTAGATTTTCCTATGGTCGGGATCGGAATGCCGGGACATTTTCTGATTCGTCCAAACTTACCAGATATGAGTATCTATGTAGATGCGTTCAATCAGGGAGAGATTCTGTTCGAGCAAGATTGCCAAGAAAGACTTTCCGAAATTTATCAGCAACCTATAGATTTAAAACCCTCCTTTGTAGAGCCAGTCAGTAACCGACGTTTTTTAGCACGGATGCTGATGAATCTGAAATTAATTTATCTTAACCGTAACGATCTGACTAGAGCATTAGCAGTAATCGAACGCTTGTTACTTTTATATCCCGGTGCGCCAGTAGAATTGCGCGATCGCGGACTTTTATTTTACCAATTAGGAGAGTGGGTGTCTGCGTGTCAAGATTTAGAAAGTTACTTATTTCAAGTCCCTAGTGCCGAGGACACAGATGTAATTCGCCAATTGGTCGCACAAATGCGTCAGCATTTATAGAAAAAAGAATTTACAATTCAGGAGTCGAAGTAATTTATTTACCTAACGATCGATCCAAATATATATCTGCGTACCCTATGCGCTACGCGCAGGCTATGCCAACGGAAAAGCTTTGCTTACATCTGCGGTTAGCTGTAGAGATCTGCGGTAAAAATACTTCTCTCACTACTTTTCGGATCGGCTCATTAGATAAGAACATGAATTTTTAACGCCATAGATCTTAAACTAGAAATAAGCCGAGCGTTTAACATGAATTAACGGTCAGGGAATTCAATCAAATTTTGGCGTGAAGATGAATCAAACTACTGAAACCATCACAGCGATTGATGAAAAGCTTTCCAATCGCGAAATCCAACTCGACCCAGCGGGATATTTTATTATTTATCTAGACCGGAATGCCGAACTAATTTGTGCCAAGCATTATACGAATGTAATTAACGATCGAGGTTTAGCAGTCGATCCGGAAACTGGAAAAGTAATTCCAGCCAAAGGAAAAGTAGAAAGAACAGCTACAACTCTTTTTACTGGCAGAACCGCCAAAGAACTTTGCGTAAAAATTTTGGAAGAAACTCAGCCCTGTCCGGTTAGCCTTCTAGATCATGCCGCTTATTTAGGACGAGAATTCGTGCGGGCTGAGATAGCTTTAATTAATGGGCAAGAATACGTGCAGGACTAAGAACCCATTGACTGATACCAATAGTAAGTTGCCATTGGGATCACAGTGGCAGCAATTAACAAACCAATTACCCAAACAGTAGAACTACCGCGTTCGGTTTTGGTTTCTTCCGCCTTGGCAAAAGTACCTTCCACCTGAAGGTTGTCAGCTACTTGTGGTGGGCCGGGATCGGGCTGACCGGATAATACGGCAACCAAGCGATCGCTCGCATCAGAAAAGGCTTGGTTGTATTTGTCACCTTGTTTTAGCGGTACTAAGACGGTTTCGGAAGCTACGCTCTGGGCAATTTCATCTGGCATAATGGACTTTACCTTGCCGCCAGTATGAATAGCAGAGGCATTAGTCACCGTATCGATCGCTAGCAAAGTTTGATTAGCTTGTGCTTCGGGGGTGGGAAACCATTTTTCAAAGAGTTTATCGGTAAAACTTTGAATTGTTTCATCGTAATCGAGGTGACGAATAGTAACTATCCGCACTTGATTATTGGTTTGATTTGCTAAATTTTCGAGAGAACTACTAATTTTCCCTTCGGTAGCGCGACTGAGAACCTCAGCTTTGTCAATTATCCAAGTGCGATCGCCAGCTGGGAGAGTCGGCATTTCATAGATACTCGTCGCCCAAGCCGGTGCGGTAAATATCTGAGTTGCCAGTAACATTAACCCTACTGACAAAATCAAATGATGGAGAAATTTTCTCCCATTGGTAATGTGGTATAAGTACTGTTTCATAGAACGAACCGAAAAAAGGCTTTTTTCCAAAATACTACGATCGTCATTCGATTTTAGATTTTAGATTTTAGATTTTAGATGGAATCTCACCCATATGAAGGCAGATAAAGTCGATCGCTGATGAAAGTCCTTCTCGTTTCTTTAAATTGGTAAAAATAAAAGGTCGATCGCCGCGCATCTTTTTGGCGTCTCGTTCCATCACCGCCAAATCTGCCCCCACCATTGGCGCTAAGTCTATTTTGTTAATCACCAGTAAATCGGATTTGGTAATGCCGGGGCCGCCTTTACGGGGAATTTTATCACCTGCGGCTACATCGATCACGTAAATGGTTAAATCTACTAATTCCGGGCTAAAAGTAGAAGCGAGGTTATCGCCGCCGCTTTCGACAAAAATTAAGTCGAGATCGCTAAATTTTTCTTCCATTTGTTCGATCGCAACTAAATTCATCGAAGCGTCTTCGCGGATCGCCGTATGGGGACAACCGCCAGTTTCTACTCCCAGAATGCGATCGCTACCCAACGCCTGCGATCGGACTAAAAACTGAGCATCTTCCTGAGTATAAATATCATTAGTTACCACCGCAATACTGTAGCGATCGCGCATTGCTTTACACAACGCATCAACTAACGCCGTCTTTCCCGACCCCACTGGGCCAGCAATTCCCACCCGGAAAGCATTCATACCATTCACTCCAGCGCTATCACATTTACTATTTTGGCAGGGGGCAGGGGGCAGGGGAAAAGGAAAGGGAAATTTGTTAACTATAACTCCTGAATTCTGAATTCTGACTCCTGAATTCTGCCTCCTTCTTCAACTCCGAAATAAACGACTGTACTGATTTTCATGAGTCATACTTGCCAAAGATAATCCCCATCCACAAGTACCGATTTGGTCATCATCCAAAACGAGAAGTTTTTCTGTGGTGCTAATTATATAAGGATGTAAATCTAAAAGTAGCTGTTGACCCGCAGTTTGCCCTAAAGGAATCAATTTGACGCCAGCATTCACCAAATTGGTCGCCCAACTGTGTAAATAACCAATTGCAGCTACATCAGGAGAAATCTGCCAATGAACGGCGGCGATCGCAAAAGCGATCGCGTAATTACAATTTTGATTAAGCTGGGAAAATACAGAACTCAGTTCAGGCTGCAACTTTTGCAACAAACGAGATAAAGCCCTACCCATTTGCCAACTTTGTTCCCGCAATTCTTCAGTCTCCCTAGCTGCGGAAGCCCAAGCATTCCAATATTCTAAAGTATGCAAATCAATTAACTTAGCAGACTGATAACCGCGTAACATCAGCCACGTCTCCAGCCTAATCGCACCGTAGCGAAGTTCCTCCTCCAGCCAATGTTGCAGACTTTGCCGATCGGAAATTACACCTTTTT
This window harbors:
- a CDS encoding FAD-binding oxidoreductase, which produces MTLTEQILSQLPGDVLGGLQKADRLWQSLKNDTLPIPTSIKESQHPLGEVDWDVIICGGTLGILIGAALAQLGWRVALIERGFLRGRDQEWNISRPELEKFLELNLLAESELNQAIVTQYNPARIRFLGGKEHWVTDVLNIGVDPVFLLDTLKSKFLKAGGELFENTPFQGAVIHPEGVMVDAGKGFKGRLLIDAMGHFSPIVQQARQGKKPDGVCLVVGSCAKGFPKNDTGDLLVSFTPIENQCQYFWEAFPAKDGRTTYLFTYMDAHPERPNLSDLFEDYLRLLPQYQNVELAQLDFQRALFGFFPSYRQSPLEIPWHRILAVGDSSGAQSPLSFGGFGAMVRHLKRLTNGIHEALQSEQLSRNSLAMLQPYQPNIAVTWLFQKAMSVGVNDKVNPAQINQLLSAVFLEMEQLGESVLKPFLQDVVQFPALSQTLLKTQISHPRLVMKIIPQVGLGILLAWIFHYLNLAAYSGLYQLGKIVQPGLKNLPLGAQYHSQRWIDAWKYGSGGDYFH
- a CDS encoding SirB1 family protein, encoding MNFPLARQYFYQEIHQSDRDVNLAKAALYIAQEEYPNLDPDEYLNALDTMASEIEERLPVERYPLRIIQTINQYLYEDLSFTGNTEDYYDPRNSFLNEVIDRRTGIPIALSLVYLEIAQRLDFPMVGIGMPGHFLIRPNLPDMSIYVDAFNQGEILFEQDCQERLSEIYQQPIDLKPSFVEPVSNRRFLARMLMNLKLIYLNRNDLTRALAVIERLLLLYPGAPVELRDRGLLFYQLGEWVSACQDLESYLFQVPSAEDTDVIRQLVAQMRQHL
- a CDS encoding DUF4346 domain-containing protein, giving the protein MNQTTETITAIDEKLSNREIQLDPAGYFIIYLDRNAELICAKHYTNVINDRGLAVDPETGKVIPAKGKVERTATTLFTGRTAKELCVKILEETQPCPVSLLDHAAYLGREFVRAEIALINGQEYVQD
- a CDS encoding TPM domain-containing protein — its product is MKQYLYHITNGRKFLHHLILSVGLMLLATQIFTAPAWATSIYEMPTLPAGDRTWIIDKAEVLSRATEGKISSSLENLANQTNNQVRIVTIRHLDYDETIQSFTDKLFEKWFPTPEAQANQTLLAIDTVTNASAIHTGGKVKSIMPDEIAQSVASETVLVPLKQGDKYNQAFSDASDRLVAVLSGQPDPGPPQVADNLQVEGTFAKAEETKTERGSSTVWVIGLLIAATVIPMATYYWYQSMGS
- the ureG gene encoding urease accessory protein UreG, translated to MNAFRVGIAGPVGSGKTALVDALCKAMRDRYSIAVVTNDIYTQEDAQFLVRSQALGSDRILGVETGGCPHTAIREDASMNLVAIEQMEEKFSDLDLIFVESGGDNLASTFSPELVDLTIYVIDVAAGDKIPRKGGPGITKSDLLVINKIDLAPMVGADLAVMERDAKKMRGDRPFIFTNLKKREGLSSAIDFICLHMGEIPSKI
- a CDS encoding urease accessory protein UreF; translated protein: MVDNLALLSLLQLTNSALPVGAYSYSEGIESLVEKGVISDRQSLQHWLEEELRYGAIRLETWLMLRGYQSAKLIDLHTLEYWNAWASAARETEELREQSWQMGRALSRLLQKLQPELSSVFSQLNQNCNYAIAFAIAAVHWQISPDVAAIGYLHSWATNLVNAGVKLIPLGQTAGQQLLLDLHPYIISTTEKLLVLDDDQIGTCGWGLSLASMTHENQYSRLFRS